A portion of the Leifsonia sp. EB41 genome contains these proteins:
- a CDS encoding beta-galactosidase: MTVRFGASYYHEYQPDERLETDLDLMVAAGFTTIRVGESTWASYEPTDGEISFAALERVVDAAYERGLEVIVGTPTYAIPPWLARAHPEVMAVLADGRPVPYGGRQNVDFTNPTFRRYAERIIRAMGDAFGNRPGVIGFQVDNEIGVYRLAGDAVINRFRQHVEERFGDVDSVNEKWGLTYWSQRLSSFDDLWGPEGNTNPGYALEWARFQATLTVDFLTWQRDILREHVAADQFIFHDTVGGDSLASTALRPIAEALDHTAVNVYLPMQRALERPQAPDEFTTGLAPWWLLDAGPSVPQWKADLAYSLRGPRGSAFAVTEAQAGSIGAQATHVPPFPGQLRLLAYLFASRGADLLAYWHWHTLHYGAETFWGGVLGHDLEPGRIYREVAELGAELRELTPKLEGAVPDADIAVLYSRDSLQALEFDPMLLVPGTAQPDVHSYHRVFMRMYNAAVDDGFQVRVVHPDSDWSGEKVLLVPALYVADETLLQRLVEHAANGAHVLLTFRSGYADEWVRARWESAPGLLRDAVGASYQESSTIIGSRRLTSTPSADAPALTLPAEAYAEAWMDLLVPEEAEVLASVDDPFLGAYAAITSNRVGQGRMTWVGVLPDQDSMSVLVRWALSERGSDPVADWWAERPKSVNVTSVRSPEGARIWFVSNSSWEGAALPVPSGVGFTDTRTGAIVSGFLTLGSWSSIVLTQR, translated from the coding sequence GTGACCGTGCGGTTCGGGGCCAGCTACTACCACGAGTATCAACCAGACGAGCGGTTGGAAACCGACCTCGATCTGATGGTCGCCGCTGGCTTCACCACCATCCGTGTCGGTGAGTCGACGTGGGCGTCCTATGAGCCCACCGACGGTGAGATCTCCTTCGCTGCTTTGGAACGGGTGGTCGACGCGGCTTACGAACGCGGGCTGGAGGTGATCGTCGGAACTCCGACGTATGCGATCCCTCCGTGGCTGGCTCGTGCCCATCCGGAGGTGATGGCTGTCCTCGCCGACGGTCGCCCCGTCCCGTACGGCGGTCGTCAGAACGTCGACTTCACCAATCCAACCTTCCGCCGTTACGCCGAGCGGATCATCCGCGCGATGGGCGACGCGTTCGGGAACCGCCCGGGCGTGATCGGCTTCCAGGTCGACAACGAGATCGGTGTGTATCGGTTGGCCGGGGACGCCGTAATCAACCGGTTCCGGCAGCATGTCGAGGAACGATTCGGGGATGTGGACAGCGTCAACGAGAAGTGGGGCCTCACCTACTGGAGTCAACGGCTGTCGTCATTCGACGACTTGTGGGGGCCGGAGGGCAACACCAACCCGGGGTACGCCCTGGAATGGGCACGATTCCAGGCCACGCTCACCGTCGATTTCCTCACATGGCAACGCGACATCTTGCGGGAGCATGTCGCCGCGGACCAGTTCATCTTCCACGACACCGTCGGCGGTGACAGCCTGGCCAGCACCGCTCTTCGCCCGATTGCGGAGGCGTTGGACCACACCGCGGTCAACGTCTACCTCCCGATGCAGAGAGCGCTCGAACGGCCGCAAGCCCCGGATGAGTTCACCACAGGGTTGGCCCCGTGGTGGCTTCTTGACGCTGGCCCGTCGGTTCCGCAGTGGAAAGCCGACCTCGCGTACAGCCTGCGCGGGCCGCGCGGATCCGCATTCGCGGTCACCGAAGCTCAGGCCGGTTCAATCGGCGCACAGGCAACCCACGTGCCGCCGTTTCCCGGCCAGCTGCGCTTGCTCGCGTACCTGTTCGCGTCTCGTGGTGCAGACCTGCTCGCGTACTGGCATTGGCACACGCTCCATTACGGTGCAGAAACGTTCTGGGGCGGTGTCCTCGGACACGACCTGGAGCCCGGCCGGATCTACCGAGAGGTGGCCGAGCTAGGCGCGGAGCTTCGCGAACTCACCCCCAAGCTTGAAGGCGCTGTGCCTGATGCGGACATCGCAGTGCTGTACTCACGAGACTCATTGCAGGCGTTGGAGTTCGACCCGATGCTTCTCGTCCCCGGCACGGCGCAGCCTGATGTGCACAGCTACCACCGGGTGTTCATGCGGATGTACAACGCCGCCGTCGACGACGGATTCCAAGTCCGTGTCGTCCACCCGGACTCCGACTGGTCCGGGGAGAAGGTACTGCTCGTTCCTGCACTTTACGTTGCGGACGAAACCCTGCTTCAACGCTTGGTCGAGCACGCCGCCAATGGGGCCCATGTTCTTCTCACGTTCCGTTCGGGTTACGCGGACGAATGGGTTCGAGCCCGTTGGGAATCAGCGCCGGGTCTGCTGCGCGACGCGGTGGGCGCGTCGTACCAGGAGTCATCGACGATCATCGGGTCACGGCGCCTGACATCCACCCCTTCCGCGGACGCACCTGCCTTGACCCTGCCTGCGGAAGCGTACGCGGAGGCATGGATGGACCTCCTCGTCCCCGAGGAGGCCGAGGTCCTCGCCAGCGTCGACGACCCGTTCCTGGGCGCATACGCGGCGATCACCAGCAACAGGGTGGGACAAGGACGGATGACCTGGGTTGGAGTCCTTCCCGATCAGGATTCGATGTCCGTCCTGGTGCGGTGGGCGCTTTCTGAGCGAGGCAGCGACCCGGTCGCGGACTGGTGGGCTGAGCGCCCGAAGAGCGTGAATGTCACCAGTGTGCGCAGCCCGGAGGGTGCACGAATCTGGTTCGTCTCCAACAGCAGTTGGGAAGGGGCAGCCCTGCCTGTGCCCTCCGGCGTCGGATTTACCGACACTCGAACAGGCGCGATCGTTTCCGGCTTCCTCACCCTCGGATCGTGGTCCAGCATCGTCCTCACCCAGCGGTGA
- a CDS encoding LacI family DNA-binding transcriptional regulator encodes MARVGISDVAEAAGVSEATVSRVINNRGIVAPTTRKTVEDAMRRVGYSKASTSNVVLLITPGLTDPFFAQLCERLGEGLNTQGFRGVIASAPGGSSQEFDFIAAMADLGIVGAVFVSASNTLDEADPSVPNLLAMREIPFVCINGAFPRVPSPTLSTNDDVAARIAVDHLWSLGHRRIGLAAGPIGNRPSDRRARGFLRGVQDVGGLAAADSCPIVHTEYSTEGGYAATETLLGRGVTAIVAASDEMALGVIRAARRRGISVPAELSVIGYDDALPLDFVEPPLTTLRQPIDRLSQAVVALLTRMVHRRPVENGELLFEPELIRRASTAPVASDWEPANAARTSSGFPS; translated from the coding sequence ATGGCACGCGTCGGCATCAGCGACGTCGCGGAAGCAGCCGGAGTCAGCGAAGCGACGGTCAGCAGGGTCATCAATAACCGGGGCATCGTTGCTCCCACCACCCGCAAGACGGTGGAAGATGCCATGCGCCGCGTCGGATATTCAAAAGCATCGACATCGAACGTCGTCCTTCTGATCACACCCGGATTGACCGATCCGTTCTTTGCCCAGCTGTGCGAGCGCCTCGGTGAAGGACTCAACACTCAGGGCTTCAGGGGGGTGATCGCGTCTGCCCCGGGTGGAAGCTCGCAGGAATTCGACTTCATCGCGGCGATGGCCGACCTCGGAATCGTGGGCGCCGTCTTCGTCTCCGCGAGCAACACCCTCGACGAGGCCGACCCCTCCGTGCCCAACCTTCTGGCGATGCGCGAAATCCCGTTCGTGTGCATCAACGGGGCGTTTCCGCGCGTGCCTTCACCGACCCTGTCGACCAACGACGATGTCGCCGCGCGGATCGCCGTCGACCACCTGTGGTCCCTCGGCCACCGGCGCATCGGACTCGCCGCAGGCCCGATCGGCAACCGCCCGAGCGATCGACGCGCGCGCGGCTTCCTCCGCGGCGTACAGGACGTCGGCGGCCTCGCAGCAGCCGACTCGTGCCCCATCGTTCACACCGAGTACTCGACTGAAGGAGGCTACGCTGCGACCGAGACGCTCCTCGGTCGTGGGGTCACCGCAATCGTGGCAGCGAGCGACGAGATGGCCCTGGGGGTGATTCGTGCTGCCCGGAGGCGGGGCATCTCCGTGCCTGCCGAACTGTCGGTGATCGGATACGACGACGCGCTTCCTCTGGATTTCGTCGAACCACCACTGACGACCCTCCGCCAGCCGATTGACCGGCTCTCGCAAGCGGTCGTGGCACTGCTCACTCGGATGGTCCACCGCCGGCCAGTGGAGAACGGCGAACTGCTGTTCGAGCCGGAACTGATTCGCCGCGCGTCAACGGCACCGGTCGCTTCCGACTGGGAGCCCGCCAACGCTGCGCGCACGTCGTCTGGCTTCCCGAGCTAA
- a CDS encoding glycoside hydrolase family 36 protein: protein MTSQLIDDSVWIPGVQPSGASQVFSVDGAPHVRGTLSAATEIALPPIRQGHTAEGLIVLNVGPDSSGSFTLSLRVPAADAVTLWRPGSTAPHGSIPPSWGDALRASPLDGMAVVNLVATDDRSILTVGADRGPHPLHMRAGIVEESGDMLVSFEWDGIDGQSMTVILDAGGRTFADSTGAVTRLLWGAVEPVPSINELPVYCTWYAVHLDVTERTLLPQLHEAAKYGFGTVIVDDGWQTRETGRGYGTAGDWRPEAGAFPDPRAFVRSVEQLGMRTMWWVGTPFIGYRSEAYQLDKAAIVADEPDLETAVLDPRSPAARAHLVGRLLRLLETTGAHGLKIDFLERFARDHDQAPPADADGASVEVSALQLLRELTEQAAAIRPELMLEFREPYIGPAAARYATMLRVSDCPLSPLQNRLGIVDLRLTSPGVSIHSDPVMWGDQDSPERVAQHLINTLFGVPQVSVDLVALSDSQRRVLGFWIEFWKENANTLLHGSFRPERPDLGYPIVRAADNRVHVIGRYAPVTVEVPQGDWRIVHIANADASGVVLRGTDTLDSVELTVRDAEGRLIDSVLLDGSATLLDVEVPTGGLLTLSRRPVRLKVYAR, encoded by the coding sequence ATGACCAGCCAACTCATCGATGACTCCGTGTGGATCCCGGGAGTGCAGCCGTCGGGCGCCAGCCAGGTCTTCAGCGTCGACGGCGCGCCGCACGTGCGCGGCACGCTCTCCGCTGCGACGGAGATCGCTCTGCCTCCGATCCGGCAGGGACACACCGCGGAGGGGTTGATCGTCCTGAACGTCGGGCCCGACAGCTCAGGGTCGTTCACGCTTTCGCTGCGCGTTCCCGCTGCCGACGCTGTGACCCTGTGGCGGCCAGGCAGCACGGCACCACATGGGTCCATCCCGCCTTCATGGGGCGACGCGCTGAGGGCTTCACCCTTGGACGGAATGGCCGTCGTCAACCTCGTCGCGACCGACGACCGGTCGATCCTGACAGTCGGCGCCGATCGCGGGCCCCACCCGCTGCACATGCGCGCCGGCATCGTGGAGGAGAGCGGCGACATGCTCGTCTCGTTCGAATGGGATGGGATCGACGGCCAGTCGATGACAGTGATCCTGGACGCAGGCGGTCGCACGTTCGCGGATTCCACAGGAGCCGTCACCCGGCTCCTGTGGGGTGCCGTCGAGCCGGTCCCGTCGATCAACGAACTCCCCGTCTATTGCACCTGGTACGCGGTCCACCTCGACGTCACCGAGCGGACCCTGCTCCCGCAGCTCCACGAGGCCGCGAAGTACGGGTTCGGCACCGTCATCGTCGACGACGGCTGGCAGACCCGTGAAACGGGCCGCGGCTACGGAACGGCCGGCGACTGGCGGCCCGAGGCCGGCGCATTCCCCGACCCGAGAGCCTTCGTGCGATCGGTCGAACAGCTCGGGATGCGCACCATGTGGTGGGTGGGAACGCCCTTCATCGGCTACCGGTCGGAGGCTTATCAGCTCGACAAGGCTGCAATCGTGGCCGACGAGCCGGATCTCGAGACCGCCGTTCTCGATCCCCGCTCCCCCGCGGCTCGGGCGCACCTTGTCGGACGCCTGCTGCGTCTGCTCGAGACCACCGGCGCCCACGGTCTCAAGATCGACTTCCTCGAACGGTTCGCCCGCGACCACGATCAAGCGCCACCCGCTGACGCGGACGGCGCGTCCGTCGAGGTCTCCGCCCTCCAGCTGCTCCGCGAGCTCACGGAGCAGGCAGCGGCGATCCGGCCAGAACTTATGCTCGAGTTCCGCGAGCCCTACATCGGCCCCGCGGCCGCCCGATACGCGACCATGCTCCGCGTCTCAGACTGCCCGCTGAGCCCGCTGCAGAATCGGCTGGGCATCGTCGATCTCCGCCTGACGTCACCCGGCGTCTCCATCCACTCTGACCCGGTGATGTGGGGGGACCAGGACAGCCCGGAGCGCGTCGCCCAGCATCTGATCAACACCCTCTTCGGAGTGCCCCAGGTCTCCGTCGACTTGGTGGCTCTTTCCGATTCTCAACGCCGTGTCCTGGGCTTCTGGATCGAGTTCTGGAAGGAGAACGCGAATACGCTCCTCCACGGCAGCTTCCGGCCGGAGCGTCCCGACCTGGGCTACCCGATCGTGAGGGCGGCTGACAATCGTGTGCACGTGATCGGCCGATATGCGCCGGTCACGGTCGAGGTACCGCAGGGCGACTGGCGCATCGTGCACATCGCAAACGCAGACGCGAGCGGTGTCGTACTCCGCGGCACGGACACTCTCGATTCGGTGGAGCTCACGGTCCGCGACGCCGAGGGACGGCTCATCGACTCGGTGCTGCTCGACGGATCCGCAACGCTCCTCGACGTGGAAGTGCCGACCGGCGGTCTCCTGACGCTGAGTCGCCGCCCTGTCCGTCTGAAAGTTTATGCTCGATAA
- a CDS encoding carbohydrate ABC transporter permease produces MIPGEASRPRRAIQVVILVVGSFVFAYPFLWMIATSLRTRFGVASGGIALWPVQWQFSNYVDGLNSFPFWQYLTNSVLSTVIPVVATVVVSSLVGFALARIPARGAGIVFGVILATMLLPGEVTLVPQFVLFRQLDMMNSLYPIILPAMLGSPFFIFLFRQFYLRLPLSLTDAAIVDGAGWFRIWRSIYLPLSKPVIVAAAVLQFMASWNNFLTPAIYLTSDRWKTLPLGLAGFSSVNGTNTPLLMATAIVVVLPCVVIFFVAQKQIVGGVSFTGSK; encoded by the coding sequence ATGATCCCCGGGGAGGCTTCTCGCCCGCGCAGGGCGATCCAGGTCGTCATCCTCGTCGTGGGGTCGTTCGTCTTCGCCTATCCGTTCCTGTGGATGATCGCGACCTCGCTGCGCACGCGCTTCGGCGTCGCTTCCGGCGGCATCGCCCTCTGGCCCGTGCAGTGGCAGTTCTCGAACTATGTCGACGGCCTCAACAGCTTCCCGTTCTGGCAGTACCTCACGAACAGCGTCCTGAGCACCGTCATCCCCGTCGTCGCCACGGTGGTCGTGTCGTCCCTGGTCGGATTCGCCCTGGCGAGGATCCCGGCCCGGGGCGCGGGAATCGTCTTCGGCGTCATCCTTGCGACGATGCTTCTCCCCGGCGAAGTAACGCTCGTGCCGCAGTTCGTCCTTTTCCGCCAGCTGGACATGATGAACTCGCTATACCCGATCATCCTGCCCGCGATGCTCGGATCGCCGTTCTTCATCTTCCTGTTCCGCCAGTTCTATCTGCGACTGCCGCTGTCGCTCACCGACGCAGCGATCGTGGACGGGGCCGGCTGGTTCCGGATCTGGCGGTCGATCTACCTGCCCCTCTCGAAGCCTGTCATCGTCGCGGCTGCCGTGCTGCAGTTCATGGCCTCTTGGAACAACTTCCTCACGCCGGCGATCTACCTCACGTCCGACCGCTGGAAGACGCTCCCTCTCGGCCTGGCCGGCTTCTCGTCGGTCAACGGCACCAACACCCCGCTTCTGATGGCGACCGCCATCGTCGTCGTCCTGCCCTGCGTCGTCATCTTCTTCGTCGCCCAGAAGCAGATCGTCGGCGGCGTCTCATTCACCGGCAGCAAGTAG
- a CDS encoding carbohydrate ABC transporter permease: MSPLIQALEDFLQWVGIEPGLRPIVAFALLVIALAALVAGGFAVAVRRRWLSKTTAAFWLFVSPWIFGFLLFTVGPMIYSLGLSFFDWDLINPPVFSGLSNYQKAAADPLLGQAIKVTLTYAVVSVPLQTVLSLAVALLMNVKVRGIHIFRTIWYLPSLVTGVAQTVLFLWVFNPNYGLVNGVLALFGIQGPSWFNDPNWALPAVILMSLWTVGGNMIIYLAGLQDVPTELYEAAQLDGAGRIRQMWSITVPQISPVIFFNVVTGLIGAMQIFTQGYLVTQNGGGPANSLLFYVYYLFQNGFQFFKMGYASALAWILLVMILILTALIFRGSSFWVYYESAAPSRRRQRRVR, from the coding sequence ATGAGCCCCCTCATTCAGGCGCTGGAGGACTTCCTGCAGTGGGTCGGCATCGAACCGGGCCTGCGCCCGATCGTCGCCTTCGCGCTGCTGGTCATCGCCCTCGCGGCACTCGTAGCGGGCGGGTTCGCAGTCGCCGTGAGGCGGCGGTGGCTCAGTAAGACCACCGCCGCCTTCTGGCTCTTCGTCTCACCGTGGATCTTCGGATTCCTCCTGTTCACTGTCGGTCCGATGATTTACTCGCTCGGCCTGTCGTTCTTCGACTGGGACCTGATCAACCCCCCGGTTTTCTCCGGCCTGAGCAACTACCAAAAGGCTGCGGCAGACCCCCTTCTCGGTCAGGCGATCAAGGTGACTCTCACCTACGCGGTCGTCAGCGTTCCATTGCAGACCGTCCTCTCCCTGGCCGTCGCGCTGTTGATGAACGTCAAAGTCCGGGGAATCCACATCTTCCGCACAATCTGGTACCTGCCCAGCCTTGTCACAGGCGTCGCGCAGACCGTCCTTTTCCTGTGGGTCTTCAACCCGAACTACGGTCTGGTCAACGGCGTCCTCGCCTTGTTCGGCATACAGGGACCGAGCTGGTTCAACGATCCGAACTGGGCGCTCCCCGCCGTGATCCTGATGAGCCTCTGGACCGTCGGCGGAAACATGATCATCTACCTGGCCGGCCTCCAAGACGTCCCCACCGAGCTGTACGAGGCGGCTCAGCTCGACGGTGCAGGCCGGATCCGGCAGATGTGGAGCATCACCGTCCCCCAGATAAGCCCGGTGATCTTCTTCAACGTCGTCACGGGCCTGATCGGTGCGATGCAGATCTTCACCCAGGGCTACCTTGTCACTCAGAACGGCGGAGGCCCCGCGAACTCGCTCCTCTTTTACGTCTACTACCTGTTCCAGAACGGTTTCCAGTTCTTCAAGATGGGCTACGCCTCTGCACTTGCGTGGATCCTGCTGGTGATGATCCTCATCCTCACCGCGCTCATCTTCCGTGGAAGCTCCTTCTGGGTCTACTACGAGTCCGCCGCTCCGAGCCGAAGGAGGCAGCGCCGTGTCCGCTGA
- a CDS encoding sugar ABC transporter substrate-binding protein, with the protein MKKTKFLAALAAAGVLALLAGCSHAPGGGSDNGSGATITFAHWGNNQENATIKAIVAAFEKAHPDIKVESTWVQNNYEQQLQTTIAGGTAPTVSQISNTSLASFVSAYQPVELNPSAYYSPNIAESAKVDGKYYETPFTVKTKVMAINKTLFEKSGVAVPDASTPMTPDEFAAAGAKLTSGSGKDKVYGSAPLWYQGWLTAEGGSEYSANGKTCEFDSAASTRAADQVIAAQGPNGYAPTLLDAQGQDMFDWLSIGRIAMYPDFGPWNIAQLAGLKNASDFAVVPVPGKGEPMEIDGLGISKTANAAQTKAAKTFVDFVSTDKRAQDLLTTKTSSLGVPVIAAAEKPFRAAAPDLDLKTFISAVDQSKMTPSVKQTTVIETKLTTDLGSRTAVGSGHESPSTVLPELNKACQAALDGK; encoded by the coding sequence ATGAAGAAGACGAAATTCCTCGCAGCGCTGGCCGCCGCCGGCGTCCTTGCACTGCTGGCCGGTTGCAGCCACGCTCCAGGCGGCGGGTCCGACAACGGGTCGGGCGCCACGATCACGTTCGCCCACTGGGGCAACAACCAGGAGAACGCGACGATCAAGGCGATCGTCGCAGCCTTCGAGAAGGCGCACCCCGATATCAAGGTCGAATCCACGTGGGTGCAGAACAACTACGAGCAGCAACTCCAGACGACGATCGCCGGCGGCACCGCACCGACCGTCTCGCAAATCTCCAACACCTCCCTTGCCAGCTTCGTGAGCGCCTATCAGCCGGTCGAACTCAATCCCTCCGCGTACTACTCGCCGAATATCGCAGAGAGCGCGAAGGTCGACGGCAAGTACTACGAGACCCCCTTCACCGTGAAGACCAAGGTCATGGCGATCAACAAGACCTTGTTCGAGAAGAGCGGCGTCGCTGTGCCCGACGCGAGCACTCCGATGACCCCCGACGAGTTCGCCGCGGCAGGCGCCAAGCTCACCTCCGGGAGCGGCAAGGACAAGGTCTACGGCTCGGCGCCCCTCTGGTATCAGGGCTGGCTGACGGCCGAAGGCGGCTCGGAGTACAGCGCCAACGGCAAGACCTGCGAGTTCGACTCGGCCGCCTCCACCCGGGCGGCCGACCAGGTCATCGCGGCTCAGGGTCCTAACGGATACGCGCCGACCCTCCTCGACGCGCAGGGACAGGATATGTTCGATTGGCTAAGCATCGGGCGCATCGCGATGTATCCGGACTTCGGCCCGTGGAACATCGCGCAGCTGGCCGGGCTGAAGAACGCGTCGGACTTCGCCGTCGTGCCCGTGCCCGGAAAGGGCGAGCCGATGGAGATCGACGGTCTCGGCATCTCGAAGACCGCCAACGCCGCCCAGACCAAGGCGGCCAAGACGTTCGTCGACTTCGTCTCCACAGACAAGCGCGCCCAGGACCTCCTCACGACGAAGACCTCCTCGCTCGGCGTGCCGGTCATCGCGGCCGCGGAGAAGCCGTTCCGCGCGGCCGCACCCGACCTCGATCTGAAGACGTTCATCTCCGCCGTCGACCAGTCGAAGATGACGCCGTCCGTCAAGCAGACGACTGTGATCGAGACAAAACTGACCACCGACCTCGGATCGCGGACCGCCGTCGGGTCCGGGCATGAGTCCCCCTCGACCGTGCTGCCCGAGCTCAACAAGGCCTGCCAAGCCGCACTCGACGGAAAGTAG
- a CDS encoding AAA family ATPase: MLIVMAGLPGSGKSTLAAELAKALRCALLSVDPIEAAIWRAGVERTQPTGLAAYVVAEDLAREQLRVGNDVLIDAVNDVEEARGQWKSLAADLVTPLAFIEVFCSDPATHQHRLQKRRRGIAGFPEPTWESVVSRQESFQRWGDTRLRLDSMRALDENTADAIAFTDNIRQPDSHHPQHG; this comes from the coding sequence ATGTTGATCGTGATGGCGGGGCTTCCCGGTTCGGGCAAGAGCACGCTCGCTGCTGAACTCGCGAAAGCGCTACGTTGCGCGCTTCTCTCGGTGGATCCCATCGAGGCAGCCATCTGGCGGGCCGGAGTCGAACGGACCCAGCCGACCGGACTCGCGGCATACGTCGTCGCGGAAGATCTTGCCAGGGAGCAACTGCGCGTCGGGAATGATGTGCTGATCGATGCGGTGAACGACGTGGAGGAAGCCCGCGGCCAATGGAAGTCGCTCGCCGCAGACCTCGTAACTCCGCTGGCTTTCATCGAGGTCTTCTGCAGCGATCCGGCAACACACCAACACCGGCTGCAGAAGCGACGGAGAGGAATCGCAGGATTCCCCGAGCCGACATGGGAGTCAGTCGTCTCTCGGCAAGAGTCTTTTCAACGATGGGGCGACACCCGGCTGCGCCTGGACTCGATGCGCGCGCTCGACGAGAACACGGCCGACGCGATCGCCTTTACCGACAACATTCGACAGCCAGACTCCCACCACCCTCAACACGGGTAG
- a CDS encoding MFS transporter: protein MSDTLAPEPQQTMPSPKSKRDIVLDPAEPGTSPILIKGRLSRRYLTWYTILTIAISAVWGAVLGILLPNHVQILEFGQWFTGANAGIDLQKLTLLQQAVDAGTTTATAAQAHQLELLKEFNSARAQALAVITSIGVVLTMLIQPVVGVLADRTRSRWGRRAPWILFGSLVGSLLLVLMRFSPTLVVLAIVYMFAQAFINAAVGPLATTVADRMPQNRRGTASALGGFGNFFGGLLGGLAAGSLFATLGLDIYFIIAAFVAFSGVMFVLFARDRSSKNLLVPKMDWKGFFVGFTIALRSRNFRWVWVARILLSFGYTVSTALSLYMLQSYIRPALSQTQATQLAPLLTLVGVPVTIIVLFIAGRLSDRIGKRRIFVIIASVLMGFSMLIPIISPTVLGLFVQAIVGGIAFGIYLPVDQALFIDVLPDEKAAGRDLGVAGLGSNLGQALGPILAGTVVAVTGGYVGVWIAAFALVLLAAVAISPLKGIK, encoded by the coding sequence ATGAGCGACACCCTGGCGCCAGAGCCACAGCAGACCATGCCCTCCCCGAAGAGCAAGCGCGACATCGTCCTCGACCCGGCCGAGCCGGGCACGTCGCCGATCCTGATCAAGGGCCGACTCTCGCGCCGGTACCTCACCTGGTACACGATCCTCACCATCGCCATCAGCGCGGTCTGGGGTGCGGTCCTCGGAATCCTGCTGCCGAACCACGTGCAGATCCTCGAGTTCGGCCAGTGGTTCACGGGCGCGAACGCGGGCATCGACCTCCAGAAACTCACCCTCCTGCAGCAGGCGGTCGATGCGGGAACCACGACGGCGACCGCGGCCCAGGCTCACCAGTTGGAGCTGCTGAAGGAGTTCAACTCCGCGCGCGCCCAGGCCCTCGCGGTCATCACTTCCATCGGGGTCGTGCTCACGATGCTGATCCAGCCCGTGGTCGGCGTTCTCGCGGACCGCACGCGCAGCCGCTGGGGTCGCCGCGCGCCGTGGATCCTGTTCGGCAGCCTCGTCGGGTCGCTGCTCCTGGTGCTCATGCGCTTCTCGCCGACCCTCGTGGTGCTGGCGATCGTCTATATGTTCGCTCAGGCCTTCATCAACGCGGCCGTGGGCCCGCTCGCGACCACCGTCGCCGACCGGATGCCGCAGAACCGGCGGGGAACCGCCTCCGCCCTCGGCGGCTTCGGCAACTTCTTCGGCGGTCTGCTCGGCGGTCTCGCGGCCGGCTCGCTCTTCGCCACGCTCGGGCTCGACATCTACTTCATCATCGCGGCGTTCGTCGCGTTCTCCGGCGTGATGTTCGTACTGTTCGCCCGCGACCGCTCGTCGAAGAACCTCCTGGTTCCGAAGATGGACTGGAAGGGCTTCTTCGTGGGCTTCACGATCGCGCTCCGCTCACGCAACTTCCGCTGGGTGTGGGTCGCGCGCATCCTGCTCAGCTTCGGCTACACCGTCTCGACGGCGCTCAGCCTCTACATGCTGCAGAGCTATATCCGGCCCGCGCTCAGCCAGACGCAGGCGACCCAGCTCGCACCGCTGCTCACACTCGTGGGCGTGCCGGTCACGATCATCGTCCTGTTCATCGCTGGCAGGCTCTCCGACCGGATCGGCAAGCGACGCATCTTCGTGATCATCGCCTCCGTACTGATGGGCTTCTCGATGCTCATCCCGATCATCTCGCCGACCGTCCTCGGACTCTTCGTCCAGGCGATCGTCGGCGGCATCGCCTTCGGCATCTACCTGCCGGTCGACCAGGCGCTGTTCATCGACGTGCTGCCGGACGAGAAGGCGGCCGGCCGCGACCTGGGAGTGGCCGGCCTCGGGTCCAACCTCGGACAGGCGCTCGGGCCGATCCTCGCCGGCACGGTCGTCGCCGTCACCGGCGGCTACGTCGGGGTCTGGATCGCGGCGTTCGCGCTCGTCCTCCTCGCGGCCGTCGCCATCTCCCCGCTGAAAGGCATCAAGTAA
- a CDS encoding TetR/AcrR family transcriptional regulator, whose amino-acid sequence MTERGPYAKGRAKRAEILDAALEVIDKQGYAAATVKELADAVGLSQNGLLHYFGSKDALFAEILRRRDELAEIAINTQRPGFAEGLVEALLDAVDEETSSPGLAQLALRVTGEATEPDHLAHEFIGRRYELVRAVVRDAVTELQKTGRLAPEIDAEAVAALVFASWDGLRIQWMYDRTIDLRRQMAYLLRALGLTIDAPVATGD is encoded by the coding sequence ATGACAGAACGCGGACCGTACGCGAAGGGCAGGGCGAAGCGCGCCGAGATCCTCGACGCCGCGCTTGAGGTGATCGACAAGCAGGGTTACGCCGCGGCGACGGTCAAAGAGCTCGCCGACGCGGTGGGCCTGAGCCAGAACGGCCTCTTGCACTATTTCGGCTCGAAGGACGCGCTCTTCGCCGAGATCCTCCGCCGCCGTGACGAACTCGCCGAGATCGCGATCAACACGCAGCGTCCCGGGTTCGCTGAAGGCCTGGTCGAGGCCTTGCTCGACGCCGTTGATGAGGAGACGTCATCGCCCGGACTCGCCCAGCTCGCGTTGCGGGTCACCGGAGAGGCGACGGAGCCCGACCACCTCGCGCACGAGTTCATCGGCCGCCGCTACGAGCTGGTTCGAGCCGTCGTGCGCGACGCGGTCACAGAGCTTCAGAAGACCGGCCGCCTGGCGCCCGAGATCGACGCAGAAGCGGTCGCCGCCCTCGTGTTCGCCAGCTGGGACGGCCTGCGCATCCAGTGGATGTACGACAGGACCATCGACCTGAGAAGACAGATGGCCTACCTCCTGCGCGCGCTCGGGCTCACTATCGACGCCCCGGTCGCGACGGGGGACTGA